Proteins encoded by one window of Sphaerodactylus townsendi isolate TG3544 linkage group LG02, MPM_Stown_v2.3, whole genome shotgun sequence:
- the NGB gene encoding neuroglobin gives MESGGLSSTEQKLIRESWQQVSASPLEHGVVLFARLFDLEPDVLPLFQYNCKKFSTPEECLSSPEFLEHVRKVMLVIDAAVTHVDDMHCLEEYLANLGKKHQAVGVKVASFSTVGESLLYMLEKCHGPAFNVNVREAWTKLYSAVVKAMSYGWDVPGKVE, from the exons ATGGAGAGCGGCGGACTTTCCAGCACCGAGCAAAAGCTGATCCGGGAGAGCTGGCAGCAAGTGAGCGCCAGCCCGTTGGAGCACGGCGTCGTCCTGTTTGCCAG GCTTTTTGATTTGGAGCCTGATGTCTTGCCACTTTTCCAATACAACTGCAAAAAGTTCTCTACTCCTGAGGAATGCCTCTCCTCACCCGAGTTCCTGGAGCATGTTAGGAAG GTAATGCTGGTAATAGATGCCGCTGTGACCCATGTGGATGATATGCACTGTTTGGAGGAATATCTTGCCAACTTGGGTAAGAAGCACCAGGCAGTTGGCGTGAAGGTGGCGTCTTTTTCG ACAGTGGGGGAATCCTTGCTCTACATGCTGGAAAAATGCCATGGCCCTGCCTTCAACGTGAATGTCCGAGAAGCCTGGACCAAGCTATACAGCGCTGTGGTGAAAGCCATGAGCTACGGATGGGATGTTCCGGGAAAAGTGGAATAG